The Molothrus ater isolate BHLD 08-10-18 breed brown headed cowbird chromosome 9, BPBGC_Mater_1.1, whole genome shotgun sequence genome includes a region encoding these proteins:
- the B3GALT2 gene encoding beta-1,3-galactosyltransferase 2, translated as MLQWRRRHCCLAKMTWNTKRSLFRTHLIGLVSLVFLFAMFLFFNHHDWLPGKAGFRENPMSYTIRGFRSTKSETNHSSLRNVWRDAVPQTLRPQTVTNPNNTDLSPQGVTGLENTLSANGSIYNEKGTGHPTSYHFRYVINEPDKCQEKTPFLILLIAAEPGQVEARQAIRQTWGNESLTPGIQIVRIFLLGLSTKVDGYLQRTILEESRQYHDIIQQEYFDTYYNLTIKTLMGMNWVATYCPHVPYVMKTDSDMFVNTEYLIHKLLKPELPPRHKYFTGYLMRGYAPNRNKDSKWYMPPDLYPSERYPVFCSGTGYVFSGDLAEKIFKVSLSIRRLHLEDVYVGICLAKLRIDPMPPPNEFVFNHWRVSYSSCKYSHLITSHQFQPSELIKYWNHLQQNKHNACANAAKDKAGRFRHRRLH; from the coding sequence ATGCTTCAGTGGAGAAGACGACACTGCTGCTTGGCAAAGATGACCTGGAATACCAAAAGGTCTCTGTTTCGCACCCATCTCATTGGCCTGGTCTCTCTGGTGTTTCTTTTTGCCATGTTTCTGTTCTTTAACCACCACGACTGGCTGCCAGGCAAGGCTGGATTCAGAGAAAACCCCATGTCTTACACCATCCGAGGATTTCGATCGACAAAAAGCGAGACCAACCACAGCTCTCTAAGGAACGTGTGGAGAGATGCTGTGCCTCAGACACTCCGGCCTCAGACAGTCACCAACCCCAACAACACGGATCTGTCCCCACAGGGAGTCACCGGTTTGGAAAACACCCTCAGTGCCAATGGGAGTATTTACAACGAGAAAGGCACTGGGCATCCAACTTCCTATCATTTCAGATACGTCATCAACGAGCCTGACAAGTgccaggaaaaaaccccttttctAATACTGCTCAtagctgcagagccaggccaggTGGAGGCCAGACAAGCAATTCGACAGACCTGGGGCAACGAGAGCCTGACACCTGGCATCCAAATTGTGCGGATTTTTTTGTTGGGCTTAAGCACCAAGGTCGATGGATACCTCCAGAGAACCATCCTTGAGGAAAGCAGACAGTACCACGACATCATTCAACAAGAATACTTTGACACCTACTATAATTTAACTATAAAAACTCTGATGGGCATGAACTGGGTTGCAACCTACTGTCCACATGTTCCGTATGTTATGAAAACTGATAGTGATATGTTTGTCAATACTGAGTATTTAATACACAAGCTTCTGAAACCAGAACTTCCTCCGAGGCACAAGTATTTTACAGGTTATTTAATGAGAGGTTATGCACCTAATAGGAACAAGGATAGCAAGTGGTATATGCCACCTGATTTGTATCCAAGTGAACGTTACCCTGTATTCTGCTCTGGAACTGGTTATGTTTTTTCTGGAGACTTAGCAGAAAAAATCTTTAAGGTCTCCTTAAGCATCAGACGTTTACATTTAGAGGACGTGTACGTGGGGATCTGTCTCGCCAAGCTGCGGATTGACCCCATGCCCCCACCCAACGAGTTTGTCTTCAATCACTGGCGAGTTTCTTACTCCAGCTGTAAATACAGCCACCTAATTACCTCCCATCAGTTCCAACCCAGCGAGCTGATCAAGTACTGGAACCACCTGCAGCAGAACAAGCACAACGCCTGCGCCAACGCGGCCAAAGACAAGGCCGGCAGGTTCCGCCACCGCAGGCTGCACTGA